The uncultured Bacteroides sp. DNA segment TAAGTAGTTAACTCTATTTATTCTGCTTACTTCGCAAAGCTTACAGCACGCGTTTCGCGTATTACTGTAATTTTCACTTGTCCCGGATAAGTCATCTCATCCTGAATCTTTTTAGCGATTTCATTCGATAAGCTTTCAGTTTCTTTATCATCAATTTTATCAGCACCCACAATGACACGGAGTTCGCGACCGGCTTGTATAGCGTAAGTCTTGGTTACTCCCGGATATGACATTGCTAATTGCTCTAAATCATTCAAACGTTTGATATAAGCTTCTACAATTTCACGACGGGCACCCGGACGAGCTCCTGAGATGGCATCACAAACTTGAACGATAGGAGCAAACAGGCTCGTCATTTCTATTTCATCATGATGGGCACCAATGGCATTGCAGATATCTGGTTTTTCCTTAAATTTCTCAGCAAGCTTCATACCAAGCAATGCGTGTGGCAATTCAGGTTCTTCATCAGGCACCTTGCCTATATCGTGGAGTAATCCTGCGCGTTTAGCTTTTTTAGGATTCAGGCCAAGTTCAGATGCCATTACAGCACAAAGATTGGCTGTTTCGCGAGCATGTTGCAACAGATTTTGTCCGTAAGATGAACGGTACTTCATTTTTCCGATAATACGGATTAATTCAGGATGCAATCCGTGAATTCCTAAATCGATAGTAGTACGTTTACCTGTTTCAATAATTTCTTCTTCTACTTGCTTCTTTACTTTAGAAACAATCTCCTCGATACGTGCCGGGTGAATACGTCCGTCCGTTACTAATTGGTGCAAAGCAAGGCGTGCTATTTCACGACGCACGGGGTCGAAAGCCGAGAGTACAATTGCTTCAGGGGTATCATCTACTACGATTTCAACTCCTGTAGCAGCTTCAAGCGCCCGGATGTTTCGTCCTTCACGGCCAATAATACGGCCCTTGATTTCGTCTGATTCTATATGGAACACAGTCACTGAATTTTCAATGGCGGTCTCCGTTGCTACACGTTGAATAGACTGTATGACAATGCGCTTAGCCTCTTTATTGGCTGTCATTTTAGCCTCGTCCATTATGTCGTTGATGAAAGATTGCGCATCTGTTTTAGCTTCCTCTTTCAATGATTCGATCAATCTGTTTTTTGCGTCATCAGCAGATAAACCTGAAATTGCTTCCAGCTTTTCAATTTCCTGATGTTGCAACTTATCCAACTCCTCTTTCTTCTTATCAACAATGACTAACTGTGTTTCTAAATTTTCTTTCACAGCCTCAGCTTCTGTCTTCTTTCGTTGAACTTCTTCCTGGCGTTGAGTAATTACCATTTCGCGTTGCTTAATCCTATTCTCCGCTTGCTGAATTTTTTGGTTGCGGAGGGATACTTCCTTCTCCAAATCAGCTTTCTTGTTCAGGAACTTCTCCTTCACTTCCAGCAATTTGTTCTTCTTGATAACTTCTGCTTCAGTTTCGGCCTCTCTTAAAATGCTGTCGTATTTCGACTTCAAAGCATATTTAAAGAGTACGTACGATAGGGATCCCCCTACGATGAAACATACAATGGATACTACTATTGTTACTGTCATTGCAATTAATTTAATATATAAATAAAAACGCACCACTTAAACACACAGAGTAGAAACCTTTCTCTCCGTGCATTTCAGTAGTGCGTGTATCGTTTTCTCTCCAGATAGTCGTTCCTTATTCCTTCCTGAAATATTCTTCAAGTACTTCAGTCAGTTCTTCTATCTTTTCGGTATATGGTTCCGTATCATTACGTTGTTTCTGCTTCAAATTATCTAGAGAGAATTCATACGCCACCATGGCTATAATCTTCTCCAGATCCAAGTTCTTATAATGAGTCCGGTACGCATTGAGTTTGATATTAACTTGCTTGGCAGCCTCTCTGACTATCTCCTCCTCATCGCGATTTATCTGAAGAGGATAGTTTGAGTCTGCTATCTGCAGGTTTATCTTTATTTTATCGTTCATACACCTTTATCGTTTATTCATTTAATAAAGCGATGCATTTATCGACTTCACGCACTAATTTGGACAATCGCAGTTTCGTCTCTTTTACGTCACTGCCGCTAAGGCTGATTGTCGTTGCTGTTTTTAGGTTAGTGTAGTTAGCTTCCAATATCATATAGTCAGCTTGTACCTTCGCTTTTTCTTCTTTTTTTTCTTCAAGAAGTCGCTTTAACTCTGCATTTTCACGCTTTAGCTCGTCGTGTAAATAGATCAAATGCCTAAGTCTTGCTTCAAAGGTAGATAATAACTTTTTTTCTTCTTCTGTCATTCCACACCAAAATTGTACACAAAAATACAATTAACTACGAGATTACAAAAGCTTTTCGCCGTAAATTAATAGATTTCACTTAAAATACTTATTTAACACCTCAAAAGATTCCTCTATCGCTTATTCTTTGAACAGCGAATTAAATAATTAATAAGATTATTTGGTTTATAATATAAACTAGTTATCTTTGCGAAGATTCGAATCTAAAAACTAGTGCGTCTCCTTATTTAATAGTGAAATAGAATGGAGATAATTAGTTATAATTTATTTCTAGAGTGTTTCAAAGTGCTTATTTGTGTTTCAGATAGATAAGCGGAAGTAAAACGAATAAAAGTAATGCAATTATGGAGTTAATAGAAGAAAAGCAGAAAATGAAAACTCGATTCTCATTACATGTTACTATGTGTATCGTGAAGTACATTGTAATTAATGTATTCTTGGTTGTGGTTAATTGGCTTACCACTCCACACTATTGGTGGGTGTTATGGGTTATAGCAGGTTGGGGTGTCGGTTTATCTCTCAACTTATTGTTGGAGTATATGGAATATAAAATTAATAAAGAACAGTAAAAGTGGAAACATTGATTCTCAATATAGTAACCGCTTGGGTGGCAGTTGTTATAGTTCTTGCTTATTATAGTTATGAATATAGTAATTAATTAGTTATGGAAGATAAAAAACTTACGGAGAAAGAGAGTTTAGAACTGATTTCTCAAATGATTTGCAATACACGTAATAGAATGGAAGAGAATAATGGCATTCCATTCCTTATTTGGGGCTATTCAACGGTTGTTATAGCATTGTCGGTGTGGTATATGGTTACCACTACACAAAATTATTACTGGCAGTGGCTTTGGTTCGGCATACCTACACTATCATATCTTGCGTGGTTCATATTCAATGCTAATAAAAAGAAGAAAGGGAATCCGCATGTGAAAACATTTGTGGACCGTGTGATAGGGCATGTATGGATGGTGTTTGGCATTACCGGATTTTTAGTTTCTATGATGGCTATTTTATATCGTATTCCAATTTTGTTTATCATCTTGCTAACGATGGGCATGGCTACTGCTATCACCGGACTGATCATTCGTTTTAAACCGGTTATCATTTCCGGTTTTTTAGGTATGGCTCTTTCACTCTTGTGTTTTGTCGTGAACGGCACTGATGCAATCTTGGTGTTTGCAGCTGCTTTTGTGCTGATGATGGTGATTCCGGGACACATATTAAATAATGCGAGTAGAAAACGATGAAAGGGAGGGTAGGATATGTTTAAGGAACTAAATCCGTTGCTTCATTCCGAACTTCGTTTGGGCATTATTTCTTTGCTGATTTCTGTTGAAGAGGCTGATTTTGTTTATATTCGCCAACAAACAGGATCGACAGCGGGGAATCTCAGCATACAGATTGATAAGCTGAACAATGCAGGTTATGTGGAAGTAACGAAATCGTTTAAGGGAAAGATGCCTTGTACCACGTGCAGGATTACCCCTGCCGGTATAGATGCTTTTGAAGAATACGTGGATGCTTTGAAGAGTTACATTATTAAATAAGAGATATTAGTTATGTTGAAAGTCTTAGTAACATTTGCCGTGAAGGATGAACTCGTGGAAATTAAATGGCCTGATGCGGAGCTTTATTATTTGCGTACAGGTATTGGAAAAGTGAAAGCTGCTTTTCGTGTCTCAGATGCTATTAATCAGGTGCAGCCCGATTTAGTTCTTAATTTGGGAACGGCAGGTACCGTCAATCATCAGGTAGGCGACATTCTGGTCTGTCGCA contains these protein-coding regions:
- the rny gene encoding ribonuclease Y — translated: MTVTIVVSIVCFIVGGSLSYVLFKYALKSKYDSILREAETEAEVIKKNKLLEVKEKFLNKKADLEKEVSLRNQKIQQAENRIKQREMVITQRQEEVQRKKTEAEAVKENLETQLVIVDKKKEELDKLQHQEIEKLEAISGLSADDAKNRLIESLKEEAKTDAQSFINDIMDEAKMTANKEAKRIVIQSIQRVATETAIENSVTVFHIESDEIKGRIIGREGRNIRALEAATGVEIVVDDTPEAIVLSAFDPVRREIARLALHQLVTDGRIHPARIEEIVSKVKKQVEEEIIETGKRTTIDLGIHGLHPELIRIIGKMKYRSSYGQNLLQHARETANLCAVMASELGLNPKKAKRAGLLHDIGKVPDEEPELPHALLGMKLAEKFKEKPDICNAIGAHHDEIEMTSLFAPIVQVCDAISGARPGARREIVEAYIKRLNDLEQLAMSYPGVTKTYAIQAGRELRVIVGADKIDDKETESLSNEIAKKIQDEMTYPGQVKITVIRETRAVSFAK
- a CDS encoding cell division protein ZapA, translated to MNDKIKINLQIADSNYPLQINRDEEEIVREAAKQVNIKLNAYRTHYKNLDLEKIIAMVAYEFSLDNLKQKQRNDTEPYTEKIEELTEVLEEYFRKE
- a CDS encoding 2TM domain-containing protein, yielding MELIEEKQKMKTRFSLHVTMCIVKYIVINVFLVVVNWLTTPHYWWVLWVIAGWGVGLSLNLLLEYMEYKINKEQ
- a CDS encoding transcriptional regulator, which gives rise to MFKELNPLLHSELRLGIISLLISVEEADFVYIRQQTGSTAGNLSIQIDKLNNAGYVEVTKSFKGKMPCTTCRITPAGIDAFEEYVDALKSYIIK